In Actinoplanes octamycinicus, the genomic window GGTGGATGGCGTCGGCGCCGGTGCGGATCGCCGCCTCGATGATCTTCGCACCGTGCAGGAAGGACTCGACCTCGACCGCGACGTCCGCCTCGGCCACGTGCAGGTCCGAGATTTCGGCATAGACGCCGACGGTTGAAATGCCCGATTGGCGACAGGTCCGAAAGATTCGAACGGCGATCTCGCCCCGATTGGCGACAAGCAGCTTACCGATCACAGCCGGAACACCCCATATCCCCGGGCGCCCCGCACCGGCGCGTTGTGGATCACGGAAAGGCAGATTCCCAGTACGGTCCGGGTGTCCCGCGGATCGATCACCCCGTCGTCGTAGAGCATCCCGGACGTGAAGTACGCCAGCGACTCCCGCTCGATCTGCGCCTCGATCGCCGCCCGGGTCCGCGCGTCCGCCTCCTCGTCGAACGGCCGCCCGGCCGCCGCGGCCGCCTGCCGCGACACGATCGACACCACCCCGGCGAGCTGGGCCGGTCCCATCACCGCCGACTTCGCCCCGGCCCAGCTGAACATGAACCGCGGGTCGTAGGCCCGCCCGCTCATCCCGTAGTTCCCGGCGCCGTAGGACGCGCCCATCACGATCGACAGGTGCGGCACCGCCGAGTTCGACACCGCGTTGATCATCTGGGCGCCGTGCTTGATGATCCCGCCCTGCTCGTAGTCCTTGCCGACCATGTAGCCGGTGGTGTTGTGCAGGAACAGCAGCGGCGTGTCGTTCTGGTTGGCCAGCTGGATGAACTGGCCGGCCTTCTGCGCCTCCTCGCTGAACAGCACGCCCTGCGCGTTCGCCAGGATCCCGATCGGGTAGCCGTGCAGCCGTGCCCACCCGGTCACCAGGCTGGTGCCGTAGAGCGGCTTGAACTCGTCGAACTCGCTCCCGTCGACGATCCGCGCGATCACCGCCCGCGGATCGAACGGGATCTTGAGATCGGTCGGCACGATTCCGAGCAGCTCCTGCGGATCCTCGATCGGCTCGGCATAGTCGTCAGCGGCCGCCGGCCCCAGCTTGCGCCAGTTCAACCGCCGCACGATCTGACGTCCGATGCGGATCGCGTCGTGCTCGTCCACCGCGAGATAGTCGGCCAGCCCGGAGATCCGCGCGTGCATCTCCGCCCCGCCCAGCGACTCGTCGTCGGACTCCTCGCCGGTCGCCATCTTGACCAGCGGCGGCCCGCCGAGGAAGACCTTCGCGCCGCCGGCCACCATCACCACGTAGTCGCTCATCCCCGGCACGTAGGCGCCACCGGCCGTCGAGTTGCCGAAGACCAGCGCGATCGTCGGCCGCCGGTCCGCGCTCGCCTCGGTCAGCCCGCGGAAGTGCTGTCCGCCCGGGATGAAGATGTCCTTCTGGGTGGGCAGGTCGGCCCCGCCCGACTCGACCAAGTTGATCGTCGGCAGCCGGTTCTCCGCGGCGATCTGCGCGGCCCGGAAGCTCTTCTTCAGCGTCACCGGGTTGCTCGCGCCGCCGCGGACCGTCGGGTCGTTCGCGATGATCATGCATTCGACGCCCTCGACCACGCCGAGCCCGGTCACCACCGACCCGCCGACCGCGAAGTCGGTGCCCCAGCCCGCGAGGGGACTCAGCTCCAGGAACGCCGAGTCCGGATCGACCAGCAGCTCGATCCGCTCGCGCGCGGTCAGCTTGCCGCGCCGGTGGTGCCGGTCGACGGCCTTCGGCCCGCCTCCGGCGAGGGCTTGGGCATGCTGCCGGTCCAGGTCCGCGACCCGCTCCAGCATCGCTTCCCGATTCCTGTCGTACGCCGGGGGCAGGCTCACAGCAGCTCCGAGGGTATGTCGGCGTTCCGGGCACGCAGCCACTCCCCGACCGCCTTGGCCTGGGGGTCGGAACGGGTGGACGCGGCCACTCCGTCCCCGAGCAGCCGCTCGATGACGATGTTGAGGGCGGCCAGGTGGGGCAGCCGGTGCACGGTCACGCCGAGTTCCGCGGCCTCGGGCAGCAGCTGCCGCACCCGGTCGGCGTCGAGCCAGCCGGCCAGCCACGCGTAGGCGTCCGCCCGCCGCGGATGTCCGGCCGGCACCCACACCCCGACGTTCGCCGTCCCGCCCTTGTCCCCCGACCGCGCGTGCACCAGCCGCCCCAGCGGCGCCCGGGTGGTCGCCGGCTCACGGTCCCGGCTGGCTCTGCGGGGTGTCTCGACGTCGTCGAGACACCCCGCAGAGCCAGCCGGAGTCGGGGGGCGCGCTGCGGACCCGGTGGCGGGATCGGGTGGCGCGATGTCGACGCGGGTGCCGTCCGGGAGGACGGCGACGTGCGGGACCTCGGACTGCGGGAGGTAGGCCGCCTCGAAGACGCCGAACGGGGTGGCGTCGGCAGGCGGGGCGGTCACGTGGAAGCCCGGGTAGGAGGCCAGGGCCAGCTCGACGGCGGCGCTGCTGAACCGGCGGCCGACCACGTCCGGATCCGGGTCCTTCACGTGGCAGCGCAGGATCGCGGACGCCTCGGCCTGGGTGGCCGGGTCGGGGCGGTCGGTGCGGGCCAGCTCCCAGACGATCTCGGCGGGGCGGGTGGTCAGGGCGGCTTCCAGCTGGGCCCGGGTCCAGGCGGCCTTCTGCTCGATGTCCAGGCCGGTCAGGACGAACGAGACCGAGTTGCGGTGGCCGCCCAGCCGGTTGATCCCCACTTTGGTGGTGCCGGGTGGGGCCGCACCGCGTACGCCGAAGATCTTGACCTGGTCCGTGTCCTGCTGGACGAGGTGGAGGGTGTCGAGCCGGGTGACGACGTCCGGGTTGAGATAGCGGGGCGTGTCGATCTCGTAGACCAGCTGGGCGGTGACCGTGTCGACGGTGACCGCGCCGCCGTGGGCCGGGTGCTTGGTGATCAGAACCGTGCCGTCCGCGCTGATCTCGGCGATCGGGAAGCCGAGCGGGCGGCTGAGATCCAAGCCGGTGAAGCCGCTGAAGTTGCCCCCGGTGGCCTGGGTGCCGCACTCCAGGACATGCCCGGCGACCACACCGGCGGCGAGTTTGTCGAGGTCATCGCGGGTCCAGCCGAACTCGGCGATGGCCGGGCCGAGGGTGAGCGCGGCGTCGGTGACCCGGCCGGTGACGACGATGTCGGCGCCGGAGCGGAGGGCTTCGGCGATCCCGAAGGCGCCGAGGTAGGCGTTCGCGGTGATCGCTTTCGGCCAGGTGAGCTGGTCGCCCTCGACGTGGGCGACGGCGAGATCCGGGTCGAGCGCGCGGATCGCGTCGGCCAGACCGGCCGGGTTGAGTCCGCCGGCGTTGCTGACGATCCGGACATTCGCCGACTTGATGATTTTCAGGCAGTCGGTGAGCTGGCGGAGGAACGTCTTGGCATAACCCAGCTCCGGGTTCTTCCGGCGGTCCCGGCCGAGGATCAGCATGGTCAGCTCGGCCAGGTAGTCGCCGGTCAGGTAGTCCAGCGGGCCGCCGTCGAGCATCTCGCGCATGGCGGAGAGCCGGTCGCCATAGAAACCGGAGCAGTTGCCGACCCGGATCGTTCGCACGCCGCTCCCCTCGCCCACCGCGTGGTGATGGGGGCCACGTTAGGCAATCTGACAAAATTGTCAAGGACGCTCGCGGAGCCCGATCGCCGCGGCCCACAGCTTCGACATGTGGTTGACCACCGCATCCTCGTCGAGCGGCTCGCGCAGCGAATAGATGACGTGCGCCATCTGCTCGACCATGGCGCCCAGCACGATCGCGGTCAGCCGCGGCTCCAGCTCCCGATCGGCCAGACCGGCCTCCTGCAAGCGGCGCAGCCCCTCGGCGCCGCGCTGCACGTAGAGCTCGCGGACCTCGAGCAGCAGCTGCCGCAGCGTGTCGTCGGAGTCGGCGCCCTGCTCGACCAGGCGCAGCACCCGGGAGGCGTTCCGCCAGGCCCGCAGGTAGCCGCGGTTCGACTCGACGATCCGGGTGTACGGGTCGTCGGCGGTCTCCGGCCCGACCAGGCTCGCCGTGAACATCTCCTCGGCCACCGCCCGGACGATGGTGCGCAGCAGGTCGTCCTTGGACTCGAAGTAGGTGTAGAAGGTGCCGTAGGAGACCCCGGCCGCCTGCGCCACCTGCTCCGGGGTGAAGGCCGGCCAGCCCCGGGTCTCCAGCAGCCGGCGCCCGGCCGCCACCAGCGCGTCCCGAGTCCGCCGCCCGCGCGCGGTGACCGGCGCGCCCGGCGCGGGGTTGGTTCGTGATCGGCCCATGCCGACCATCATCGCTCCCCATCGAGGGATGGCGTCCCGACCCCGTCACGGGTACAGTTGCCCCATGACTAGTACTGACCACCCCGAACGCCCTGCTGAGCGCCCCTCGGAGCGCCTCTTCCGCAAGCTGGGCCTGCCCGCCCTCCCGCCGAGGACCGCGGAGGACGAGGCCCGCATCGACGAGATGCTCGCCCGCGTCAAACGCGAGCAGGCAGCACTGGACGCCCGACGCCAGTCGGACGTCGCGTGATCACCCTCGACTCCACGCTCGTCCTCGACGCCAGCGCCCTGGTCGAACTCATGCAGGGCCACCCCACGCTGACCGAGCTGCTCGACCGGGGCTACGAGGGCGACGTCATCATGGCGGTGCCACCACTGGCGGTGCTGGAAGCACAGGTGGCCATCCAGACGGATCCAGCGCTCTGGGACCACGTCCTGCGATTCCCGGGCCTGCAGGAGCTGGATCTCTCCGCGCGGTGTGCCGCGCTGATCGGCGATCTGGCAGCACCTCGGCTCGAGCGCAACCCGCTGCACACCACGCTGATGGCTGAACAGATGGCAGCCGAGGTCGTCTACGAGGCGATCCGGATGCGCGCCGCCGTGCTCACCCGTTTCCCGAACCTCTATCGGGGTTATGCGGTCACCGTGGCGGCGGTCTGAACGGGCCGAAGATCACCGGGACACCCGGGGAGTAAAGGACGCTGACCGGCGGCTTGTCGAGGCCTGGCAGGCCGCCGGCGGCGAGCAGGGTGTCGTCCAGGTCGAGCAGCTCGGCGCGGTGCAGCGGCCAGCGCGGATGGTCGTTGGCCAGGTGGCGGGTGCGGCCCCACGCCCGGGTGTGCAGGCCCCAGCGCGCGGTGAGGAAATGCTCCAGCGGGCTCGGTTCGGCGATCGGCTCGCCGACCCGGATCCGGATGCTGGTGGTCGCGCCGCGCGGGCCGGGCCAGCGGCGCCGGGAGACGTAGGCCAGCTCGTCGCCCTTCCGGGTCAGCCGCATCCGCGCCCACATGTAGGGCAGGCGCAGGCTCAGCCTCGCGACCAGCACCGGGACCAGTCGTTCCGCCTCCAGCGAGCGGAAGACGACCGCCCGCCGGCCCTGGGCGTCGACGCTGTAGAGCCGCACGTTCGTCTCGGCGAACGTGCCCAGATACGGAACGCCGGGTCCGCCCAGGAAGCCGACCCGCTCCATCCGGAAGCCGATCAGCCCGGCATAGGTCACCCCGTCGAAGACGTCCGGCACCGTGCCGGGCGGCAGCAGCGGCGCCACCCGCTCCGGCTCCACCGGCCAGTGCAGGAAGGCCAGGTCGGTCCAGCGCTGCCCGAGCACGGCCCGGGCCACCGGCCGCACCGTCTCCGTGGTGATCTCCTCGACGCTCACCCTTCCAGGGTCACACCCGACCGCTCGCCACGGCACGATTCCGGCTGTGCCGCGTCCCAGCGGGCCGGCACGCCGGCGTTCGCCGGGCCGCGATGACCGCGCCGGCGAACGCGATCCATGCTCCCCGCCACTGGTGATCCATTGTGGCGACTCTACGGGTGGCCGCCGGAATCGCGAGGAACGGGCCTTTCGGCCCCTGGATGTCGGGCTGTAGTGGGCGGACGATGGCAATGGGGCGGATTCGTACCGCTTCCATCGGTCGAGGAACCGTGGGGTGATCACAGTGCGTAGCACGATCTCCGGTAATCAGCTCGACTGTCTTGCCGCGGCGGTCAGCCTCCGGCTGCCGCCGGGGGCGAGACGGGCGATGCGGACGGACGCCTTTCATGGCGCGGTCGACATCATCGGTACGACGGATCGCGGCGGTCACGTCGTCGCCGCCGCCATCGCGGACGACGACGCCCGGCACACCGTGCTGGAGTACGCCGCCGAGCGGGCCCGCGAGCTGGGCCTGCCGCTGCGGGTCGTGCACGTCTGGGACGGTCACCGGCGGTACCCGGACCTGCTGCTGGAGGCCGCCCTCTACGACGACCTGGACGCGGCCACGGCGGCCGACGCCGAGCGGGAGATCTGCCACGACCGGCATCCCGCGCACGCCCTGTCCGCGGTGAGCCGGGACGCCGCGCTGATGGTGGTGGCCGCCACCGGTGACCCGGCCGCGTCGCATCCGCTGGGGGCGACGGCCGCCGGATTGATCGGGCACACCGCGTGCCCGTTGACGATTGTGCTGCCTTCCTGATCGACGGGCGCTGCGGCCGTACCGGAAATCGGGCGGACCTCACCGCAGCGGACCGGAAGTGATCAGCGATGCCGGACCGGTCCGCCCTCCCCGAGGAGAGCGGACCGGAACCGTTCGCGGCGGGGTCAGCCGATCCAGTCCGGGGCGTCCGGGCTGATCTCGGCCTGCTCGGCGATCTTGACGAGGTCCTCCCGGGTGATCCCGGCGCCCTCGCCGACCAGCGTCATCAGCCGCCCGTGGCCGAGGTCGACGACCAGGTAGAGCATGCTCTTGGCGAACGACTCGCTGCGCACCGGCTGCCGGGCCGGGTGGCCGCCGACGGTCAGTTCCCTGCCACCGGCCGGGGCCTCGGTGCTGCTGCCGACCACGACCGACATCTGTCCGGTTGCCTGCGACAACGCCTCCTTGTCCTTGATCCCCTCGACCGCCGGCTTCTCCACCAGCAGCCCGGCTCGCCAGGTGTCCTTGTGGTCGCCGCTGACGATGGCCGTGTTGACCGACCAGCCGTCCGGGAGCCAGCGCAGCCGCACCGGAACCGTGGTGACGCCCGGGTCCGGCCGCACCGAGCGGGCCATCTTCAGCATGTCCGCCTTGCTCATGACGTAGTGGGTGGTGGCGAGGGACAGCACGGTGTGCTCGTCGACCCCCCAGTCCAGGTAGGACTTGCCGCCGCCCTCGTGGTAGTAGCCCGGCGCGCCGTTGATGTCGACCTTCTTGCCGCCGTTGGCCGTCAGCCGCCCCTCCCCGGACACCTCGGTGCGCACGTAGAGCTGCACCTGCGGGCCGGCGTCGCTCATCGGATCGCCGGTGCCGACCTGCTTGGTCCAGTACCGCATCACCGTCGGGCCGAACGGATCCCCGGGTGCGGCGGTGCCGGTCTGCCGGATCCGCTCGCTGAACCCGGGTGGCGCCCAGGTCGGCCGATAGCCGAGCTTGGTGGGAAGCTCCTGCGTCGTCGCGCTCGGTGACGGTTTCGCCGAGGCCGGCGCGGCCGCCTGGGTCGGGGGCGCCACCGGCTCGGAGCCGCGCAGTGCCAGGGCCGGCACGGTCACCGCGGCCGCTACCGCCGCCGCCGCGACACCGGCGCTGAGCAGCCCGAACCGCTGGCGGCGCCGGACCGTGGCGGCCCGCTTCGGCAGGTTCGCGCGGATCCGGTCGGCCGGCAGCGCACGGTCGGCCTGGGCCTCCTGGGTGGCCCGGATGAGATCTTCGATGTTCCTGGTCACGGTTACTCCCCGGTGGTCACGAGCGCGGCCGGCAGGGCACCCTGCAGGGTGGCGAGCGCGCGCATCAGGTGGGTGCGGACAGTGACCGTTCGACAGCCGAGCATCTCGGCGATCTGCTCGACGGCCAGATCCTCGTAGAAACGCAAGGCGATCACCGCCCGCTGCCGGGGTGGCAGCGTGCCGATCAGCCGCAGCATCAGGTCCCGGTCGTCCCGCAGCGCCGCCTGATCCGGCGTGGCCGGCAGGAACCCGGCGAGCGTCTCCGTGGCGACCGGGATCGACTGCGCGGCCCGGCGCCGCCGCCAGGACAGGAACTCGTTGACGACCATGCGCTTCACATAGAGTTCCGGCGCGTCCATCCGACCGATCCGCGACCAGCGGGACTGCGCCCGGACCAGGACATTCTGGGTGATGTCCTCGGCCAGATGCGGATCCCAGGTGACCACGGTCGCATACCGCACCAGGGTGCCGAGGCGGGCTGAAACGAACTCTTCGAACGTCACGGAAGAGAAACGCCCCCATCCCCGCCGTTTGATGACACCCCAGCACAACAATTTCCGGTACGCGGTGAGCGCCGATCCTCGCTCCCGGCCGAGAGGTGCACCCGCCGCGGCACGGGTCACCCCTCGAAGACATCGGCCGGGTCGCGAGGCAGCAGGCGCGACAGCCGCAGGAGGAAGCGAACCAAGCCGAGATCCGGTTCGCCGAGCCGGTCGTCGAGGGTCCGGGCGTCGGCGGCGGACAGCAGCTCCCCCGAGTTCAGCGTCAGCACCCAGCGGCGCAGCCGGTTGATCCGGCGGTCGCGGAGCAGGGCTCCGAAGGCCGCTTCGGCAGCCTGGCGGTCGACGTGGTCCAGTTGCTCGATCGCCGCCAGCCGGGTCCGCCGGTCCGGGTCGCCGGTCGCGATCGGCCCGACCACGGCCCGGAAACGCTCCTCGGGCAGCAGGGGCGCCGCGGCCAGCCGTACCGGCATCGGGGTGTCGCCGGTGAGCGCCAGCTCGCCCAGGCGGAGACGCAAGTCCGGCGCCAGGCGCAGCCGGGTGAGGGTGGTCAGGGCGGCCGCCCGGGACCTGTCCGGAGCCTGGTCGTCGAGCGCGATGCCGGCCAGCGGTTCCACGGCCGGGGGCTCGACGGTGAGCGCCGCCTTCGCCGCCGCGAGCCGGAGCCGCGGCTCGACCCCCGGGCCGGTCAGGGCGTGCAGCACGGGCCGGCCCCGGACCGGGTCGAGCCAGGTCAGGCCGACCGCGGCCCGCACCCGCGCGGGCCGGTACCAGCGCGGGTCCCCGGCCACCCGGCGCAGCCAGGAGGCGCCGCGCTCGTCGCCGATGGCGGCGAGGGCGATCGCCGCGTCGGTCTGCTGCCACCAGCGGGAGCCGCGCAGCATCCGGCGGTGCAGGCGTTCCCGGGACGCTTCGTCGCCGTTCGCGGCGAGCAGGAATTCCCGCTCCCGCTCCCGGTCGCCGGACAGGTGACGGGTGCGCAGGGCCCGCATCCGGGGCATCTGCTCGGCCTGGCCGGCTTCCAGGAGGCCGGCCAGGGCCAGGGCTTCCAGCTCCGGACTCAGCCGGTCCTCCAGCAGCCAGCCCAGGGCCCGGCGGTCGCCGAGCGCGGCCAGCCGGCGTGCCGCGGCCAGCCGCACGTGCACCTGGCCCGGCTGCCGGGCCAGGGCGAGCAGCGGCTCCCGGTCACCGAGGTCGGCGCAGCGGGCGGCGGCCGCGAACGCCATCGGGTAGCCCGGATGGGCCCGGGCCACCTCGGCCAGCGCGGCCACCGCGGCCGGGTCGTCGCGGTCGGCCAGGGCGACCGCCGCGGCGTACCGGGCCGGAGCGGTGTCCGCAGCGCCGGCGCCCAGCTCGCGGAGCAGCTCGGGCTCGCCCGTGTCGGCCAGCGAGACGGCCAGCTCGACCCGCTGGAACGGACCGACGTCCGCGGCGGCGGCCATGGCGCGCAAAGCGGTCCGGTCCCCGGCCCGGGCGAGCTGGCGGGCCGCCGCCGCGCGCTGGTGCTCGGTGGCCCGGGAGTCGGCGATCCGCCTGGTCAGCGCGTGCCGGGCGAGCGCGCCCAGGGCCTGGGGACGTTCGGTGTGGTGGGTGACCGGCGGCTCGGGCAGGCCGCGCTCCTGGAGCACGTCGGCGATCCAGTCCTGCACCACGTCGTCCGCGGTCGCCGCCACCTCCTCCAGCAACTTCACGCCGGTGGCCGGGTCGACGTCGGCGATCCGGTCGGCGACCATGGCCCGCACCCAGGCCGAGACGTCCGGGCGCTGGTAGAGCGCCAGCATCTCGCCCAAGACCTGCGCGTCCAGGCTGAGTTCGCCGAGGATCCGCAACGCCTCCGGCGCCTGCGGCGTCTCCGCGGCCACCTCCTGGACCAGCCGGTCGACCGTCCGGGAGCGGGTCCGCGGGGAGACCGGCACGCCATCCGCGATCAGGTCTCCGGCGGCGATCGGATCGAGGGTCGCGACGAGGTCGTCCGAGTCCGGCCGGCGGGCCACCACGAAGGCGGCCAGGCTGCGGGTCACCGGGTCGGCCGCCTGCGCCAGCCAGGTGTCCCGGTCGAACGGGATCCCGGACGCCGCGGCGAGGTATTCGGCGAAGCTCTGGTGCAGGAAGACCACCCGGTCGCCGCGCAGCGCGCACACGCCGGTGGCCAGCAGCAACTCGCGCAGCAGCCGGTCCGCGTCCGGGGTGATCCGGGCCAGGTCCGCCGGTCCGTTCGCCCGGAACCAGGTGGCGGCCACCTCGGTGAGCCGGGCGTCCCGGTCGGCCAGCCAGGCCGCGCCGCAGGCCCGGAGCAGCCCGCCGACGTGCTGGTGCAGGTCGGCGAAGAGCCACTCGGCGGCGGCGAGCCCGGCCCTCCCCCGGTCCAGCAGCTGCGGTTCGATCGCCGCGCGGAACCGGGCCATCGACCCGCGCCCGTCCAGCAGGTGCTGCACGAACCGCTCGTAGAGCTCGGCCCGGCTGGACGGCAGCGCCCGGTCGTCGGCCTGCTCGTAGACCAGCGCCGCGATGGTGGCCAGCAACGGCACCCGCGCCACCGGGCCGAGCCGCGCCCCGGCCAGCCGGGCCAGGAACCGTCCCGCGGTCGAGTCCGCCCGGCGGCGGTCACTCGGGAACCGTGCCGCGAACCACCGGTGGGCGAACTCGTTCAGCTCCTGCCGGTCGAACGGCCGCAGCTCGTAGACGCCGGTGCCGGCCACGTCCAGCTCGGCCAGCTCCGCGCCGGCCAGCGGCCGGCTGGTGATCAGCAACCGGTACGGCCCGGTCCCGCCGAGCAGCTCCCGGATCCGCCACAACGCGTCCGACCGGTCCTGCCCGTCGACCACCTCGTCCAGGCCGTCGATCAGCACCCGCCACACCCCGCCCCGGGCCGGCGCCCGCTCGAACACCTCGGCCGGCACCTCGACCCGCAGGTCCCGGCGCACCGCCTCGGCGATCGCCCGGGGCAGCGGCTGCCCGACCAGGTCGGCGGCCGGCAGGATCACCGCCACCTCGCGGCCACCGCGCCGGGCCAGGTCCCCGGCGACCGCGGCCAGGAAGGTGGACTTGCCGGCGCCGGCGTCACCGAGCAGCACCGCGTGCCGGTGCGCGGAGAGCAGCTGCGTGGCCTGGACGGTCCGGGCTTTCTCCCGGCCGGAGGCGGCCCGCCGCCGCACGTAGAGCTCGGTCAGCGCGGGCACGTGCTCGCCGAAGAACCGGTACCGGTGCTGGGCCGCGTCGGCCCGCTGCGCGGCGCGCACCGCGTCGATCCGCGGATCCCGCCCGCGCCGGCGGCGCCGGCCGCCGCGGACCGCGACCCAGAGCCCGGCCAGGGCGAGGACAGCGCCCACCATGGACGCGATCTTGTCGCCGGTATCCAGGAACGCCATCGACGAGAAGCTTAAGGCCGATCGAACAGCGCCATCGTCTCGTCCAGGCGCTCCCGGGCCCAGTCGTAGTTCTCGGTGCCGGGGAAGTTCCGGTACGCCGTCTCGATCGTCATGATCAGCACCAGGTAGAGGCAGTACAGCCGGCGCCGGGTGCGCTCGGCCGCCGTGGCCGGCCCGTGGCCGTAGCCGCGGATGAAGGCGCTGGAGTCCCCGTACGCCGGCACCTCGCTGCCGGTGAACCCGGCCTCGATCAGCGGGTCGCCGAAGAACGCCCGCTCGTGATCGATGATCGCGACGATCCGCCCGTCCCGGACCATCACGTTGTTGTCCCACATGTCCCACTCGACGAACCGCGGCTCGGTCACCTCGTCGAGGCTGTCCGCGTGGCCGGCGATCACCTCGCGGATCTTGGCGTAGTCGTGCCCGAGGTCGACGCCGCGGCGCTCGCCGTCGTCCAGCACCCCGCCGATCATCCGCAGGAAGGCGGCCCGCCAGGTCGGGTCGCCGGGCCCGGTGAGCGGCCCGAAGTGGTCGCCGCGGATGCCGTTGAGTTCCCGGTTGAGCGCGCCGAGCGCCTCGTTGAAAGCGGTCCGCTCGGCCGGGGTCTGCACGTCCCGGAGCATGCCGAGGTTGTCCGCGTCGATGTACTCCATGAAGAAGTAGTCGGCGTCGCACAGCTCCCGGCTGGTGTCGGCGAAGTGCACCTCCGGCACCGGCACGCCGGTCCGGGCGCGGATCAGCTCCAGGGCGGCCAGCTCGGTCGCCATCGCCCCGCGCTCATAGGTCATCACCTCGACCGCCGGCGGCGGCGCGATCTTCAGGACCACCTCCCGGCCGGAGCGCAGCCGGATCCGGTACGCCACGTTGAACCACCCGTGCGCCAGCTCGCTGACCGCGTCCTCGCCGGCCGGCGCCTCGCCCGGCCCGTAGGCACGCTCAGCCATCGCCCGCAACACACCGAACGACTGACGGTTCTTGGTGATGCTCTCCATTGCAGATCCCCCGCTCAACCGTGTGGGAGCGCTCTCCGCGCGAGCCAAGGTAACACCTGATCCTCATTGGAGCTCGGCCGGAAGCCGGGCGGTTCCGCTTCCTGACCGGCGACGTGGCCGACCTGCCCCTGCCCGACAACAGCGTCGACCTGGTGGTGTCGACGCTGAGCGCCCACGAGTGGCCGGACCCGGAGGCGGCCGCCGCGTCCCTGCGCCGGGTCGGCGCCCACATCCTGATCTACGACTTCCGCACCGCGGGCCTGCGCCGGCTGACCGGGGCGCTGGGCGGCAGCCGGGAGCCACGCTGGTGGCTGTTCACCCGAATCTCGGCGAGGTGAGAGATCGCCGGCCCGACGGCTGACGATCGAGGGCGACAACCATCCCCGCTGCCGCGATGCCGCTCATTGCGGTCACGGATCCTTCTCGGGTACGACTGGAAGCCCCGTGGCAGCCGGCCCGCGATGCCCGCGCCACCCAAGACCGCAACGCGTGTCATGCGGGCCCGCTCGCCGAATGACCGCAACGCGCGTCGCGCCGACCCGCCAACCGCGACGCCGCAGACGACCCACGAGCGCAACGCGCGTCGTGTGGGCGCACCGGCCGGCCGCAAGGCCGCAGCCCGCCCACGACCGCAACGTGCGTCGCGACGCGCGGCCGCAGCTGGCAGCCAGGAGTGACTCTGCTGAACAATTCACGGCGGTCACTGCCGCTTCGCGGCGCGTCATCCACATCAGCGCGTCATCCACAATCCAATCCGCCGCGAACCCAATCCGACGCCACACTGTCTTCGGGGAGGCTCCCCCTTGGGTGGGCGGGGACTGGGAAGTGGCAGGCCACGGGCGCTTTTGCGTATGGGCGGAGACCGGGCGTAAGGCTGCCACGGGCGGGCTCTGTCGTACCGGAACCGGGCTGCTTGCGGAAGCGGCCTGAGATGCGGGCGGACCGGGAGGATGCAAGCGGTCCCGGAGGGCGCGGGCACACCCGGAGGGCGCGGCGGACCAGGAGGGCGCGGACGGATCAGGAAAGCGCTCGCGGACCGGCGAGGCACTGGACCAGGAAGGCGCGGGCCAACTGGGAGGGGACTAGCCGCCCGAAAGCGCTCGGGCGAAACGGAATGAACTGTCGGAACACGGAGTATCAGTTCGGAAATTTATTAATCCGACATAACGGAATGCATCCGATTCGAAGGAGAGGGCCCGAGCGAAACAGG contains:
- a CDS encoding acyl-CoA carboxylase subunit beta encodes the protein MLERVADLDRQHAQALAGGGPKAVDRHHRRGKLTARERIELLVDPDSAFLELSPLAGWGTDFAVGGSVVTGLGVVEGVECMIIANDPTVRGGASNPVTLKKSFRAAQIAAENRLPTINLVESGGADLPTQKDIFIPGGQHFRGLTEASADRRPTIALVFGNSTAGGAYVPGMSDYVVMVAGGAKVFLGGPPLVKMATGEESDDESLGGAEMHARISGLADYLAVDEHDAIRIGRQIVRRLNWRKLGPAAADDYAEPIEDPQELLGIVPTDLKIPFDPRAVIARIVDGSEFDEFKPLYGTSLVTGWARLHGYPIGILANAQGVLFSEEAQKAGQFIQLANQNDTPLLFLHNTTGYMVGKDYEQGGIIKHGAQMINAVSNSAVPHLSIVMGASYGAGNYGMSGRAYDPRFMFSWAGAKSAVMGPAQLAGVVSIVSRQAAAAAGRPFDEEADARTRAAIEAQIERESLAYFTSGMLYDDGVIDPRDTRTVLGICLSVIHNAPVRGARGYGVFRL
- a CDS encoding acyclic terpene utilization AtuA family protein, with product MREMLDGGPLDYLTGDYLAELTMLILGRDRRKNPELGYAKTFLRQLTDCLKIIKSANVRIVSNAGGLNPAGLADAIRALDPDLAVAHVEGDQLTWPKAITANAYLGAFGIAEALRSGADIVVTGRVTDAALTLGPAIAEFGWTRDDLDKLAAGVVAGHVLECGTQATGGNFSGFTGLDLSRPLGFPIAEISADGTVLITKHPAHGGAVTVDTVTAQLVYEIDTPRYLNPDVVTRLDTLHLVQQDTDQVKIFGVRGAAPPGTTKVGINRLGGHRNSVSFVLTGLDIEQKAAWTRAQLEAALTTRPAEIVWELARTDRPDPATQAEASAILRCHVKDPDPDVVGRRFSSAAVELALASYPGFHVTAPPADATPFGVFEAAYLPQSEVPHVAVLPDGTRVDIAPPDPATGSAARPPTPAGSAGCLDDVETPRRASRDREPATTRAPLGRLVHARSGDKGGTANVGVWVPAGHPRRADAYAWLAGWLDADRVRQLLPEAAELGVTVHRLPHLAALNIVIERLLGDGVAASTRSDPQAKAVGEWLRARNADIPSELL
- a CDS encoding TetR/AcrR family transcriptional regulator is translated as MGRSRTNPAPGAPVTARGRRTRDALVAAGRRLLETRGWPAFTPEQVAQAAGVSYGTFYTYFESKDDLLRTIVRAVAEEMFTASLVGPETADDPYTRIVESNRGYLRAWRNASRVLRLVEQGADSDDTLRQLLLEVRELYVQRGAEGLRRLQEAGLADRELEPRLTAIVLGAMVEQMAHVIYSLREPLDEDAVVNHMSKLWAAAIGLRERP
- a CDS encoding YqjF family protein; this translates as MSVEEITTETVRPVARAVLGQRWTDLAFLHWPVEPERVAPLLPPGTVPDVFDGVTYAGLIGFRMERVGFLGGPGVPYLGTFAETNVRLYSVDAQGRRAVVFRSLEAERLVPVLVARLSLRLPYMWARMRLTRKGDELAYVSRRRWPGPRGATTSIRIRVGEPIAEPSPLEHFLTARWGLHTRAWGRTRHLANDHPRWPLHRAELLDLDDTLLAAGGLPGLDKPPVSVLYSPGVPVIFGPFRPPPR
- a CDS encoding universal stress protein, yielding MITVRSTISGNQLDCLAAAVSLRLPPGARRAMRTDAFHGAVDIIGTTDRGGHVVAAAIADDDARHTVLEYAAERARELGLPLRVVHVWDGHRRYPDLLLEAALYDDLDAATAADAEREICHDRHPAHALSAVSRDAALMVVAATGDPAASHPLGATAAGLIGHTACPLTIVLPS
- a CDS encoding SigE family RNA polymerase sigma factor, with the protein product MTFEEFVSARLGTLVRYATVVTWDPHLAEDITQNVLVRAQSRWSRIGRMDAPELYVKRMVVNEFLSWRRRRAAQSIPVATETLAGFLPATPDQAALRDDRDLMLRLIGTLPPRQRAVIALRFYEDLAVEQIAEMLGCRTVTVRTHLMRALATLQGALPAALVTTGE